A genomic stretch from Channa argus isolate prfri chromosome 24, Channa argus male v1.0, whole genome shotgun sequence includes:
- the cyb5d2 gene encoding neuferricin produces the protein MLSYAIVAILSVLLAVWFIPKFGNEFTQGPPVRLLGKSELALYDGEEGSRGLYLAILGQVFDVHKGHKHYGPGGAYHFMAGKDASLAFITGDFTESGLTDDVSGLSPLQVLALYDWLAFYQKNYQFVGFVTGQFYNETGQPTKNLLQVEASLAEGKQIKSQSDAEMLRFPACNSEWSAAKGGIVWCSTKSGGVPREWTGVPRKLYSPGSGSVRCVCVQDPSAAEEDPNLQKYEGCPPSSESCAFGEF, from the exons ATGCTCAGCTATGCTATAGTGGCGATTTTGTCTGTGCTGCTGGCAGTATGGTTCATTCCTAAATTTGGAAATGAATTTACTCAAGGGCCACCTGTGAGGCTCCTGGGCAAGAGTGAATTAGCACTTTACGACGGAGAGGAAGGCAGCAGGGGCCTTTACCTGGCCATACTGGGGCAGGTTTTTGATGTCCACAAGGGCCACAAGCACTATGGACCTGGTGGTGCATATCATTTTATGGCAG gAAAAGATGCCTCACTGGCCTTTATAACTGGGGACTTCACAGAAAGTGGCCTGACAGATGATGTGTCCGGTCTGTCCCCACTGCAGGTGTTGGCCCTGTATGACTGGTTGGCTTTCTATCAAAAGAACTACCAGTTTGTAG GATTTGTTACTGGCCAGTTCTATAATGAGACTGGGCAGCCCACAAAGAATCTGTTACAGGTAGAGGCATCGCTAGCAGAAGGCAAGCAAATCAAGTCCCAGTCTGATGCGGAGATGTTACGTTTCCCAGCCTGCAACTCAGAGTGGAGTGCCGCCAAGGGAGGAATAGTCTGGTGCTCCACTAAGAG tggTGGAGTACCAAGAGAGTGGACAGGTGTCCCACGGAAGCTCTACTCTCCTGGATCCGGTAGCGTTCgttgtgtctgtgttcaagACCCATCTGCAGCAGAGGAAGACCCCAACCTGCAGAAATATGAAGGCTGTCCTCCAAGTTCTGAATCGTGCGCTTTTGGAGAGTTCTAG